The Cervus canadensis isolate Bull #8, Minnesota chromosome X, ASM1932006v1, whole genome shotgun sequence genome contains a region encoding:
- the AWAT1 gene encoding acyl-CoA wax alcohol acyltransferase 1 isoform X2: MPCFQQPKHFQSLVLLQWPLSYLVIFWILQPLAIYLLFTSWWPLPALYFAWLLLDWKTPEQGGRRSAWVRNWSAWTHIRDYFPISILKTKDLSPEHNYLMGVHPHGILTFGAFCNLCTEATGFSKIFPGITPHLATLSWFFKIPFIREYLMAKGVCSVSQPAIDYLLSHGTGNLVGIVIGGVGEAMQSAPNTTTLILQKRKGFVRIALQNGFGETEVYDQVVFHKDSYMYKFQSYFRQVFGFYFCIFYGRGFRQGSTGLLPYPLPIVTVVGEPLPLPKIEKPSQEMVDKYHALYMKALTKLFDQHKTQYGCPETQKLLFL; this comes from the exons ATGCCTTGTTTTCAGCAGCCTAAGCATTTCCAGAGTCTGGTACTTCTGCAATGGCCCCTGAGCTACCTTGTCATAT TTTGGATCTTGCAGCCATTGGCCATTTACCTCCTGTTTACATCCTGGTGGCCACTACCAGCCCTTTACTTTGCCTGGCTACTCCTGGACTGGAAGACCCCAGAGCAAG GTGGCAGGCGATCAGCTTGGGTAAGGAACTGGAGTGCCTGGACCCACATCAGGGACTATTTTCCCATTTCC ATCCTGAAGACTAAAGATCTATCACCTGAGCACAACTATCTCATGGGAGTTCACCCCCACGGCATCTTGACCTTCGGCGCCTTCTGTAACTTATGCACTGAGGCCACAGGCTTCTCGAAGATCTTTCCAGGCATCACTCCCCATCTGGCCACGCTGTCCTGGTTCTTCAAGATCCCCTTTATTAGGGAGTACCTCATGGCCAAAG GTGTCTGCTCTGTGAGTCAGCCAGCTATTGACTACCTGCTGAGCCATGGCACTGGCAACCTTGTGGGCATTGTAATTGGAGGAGTGGGAGAGGCCATGCAGAGTGCGCCCAACACCACCACGCTCATCCTCCAGAAACGCAAGGGCTTTGTGCGCATAGCACTCCAGAACGG TTTTGGAGAAACCGAGGTGTATGATCAGGTGGTGTTCCATAAGGACAGCTATATGTACAAGTTCCAGAGCTACTTCCGCCAGGTGTTTGGTTTCTACTTTTGCATCTTCTATGGACGAGGCTTCCGCCAAGGCTCCACTGGGCTCCTGCCATACCCGCTGCCTATCGTCACTGTGG TGGGGGAGCCTCTGCCTCTGCCCAAAATCGAAAAACCAAGCCAGGAGATGGTGGACAAATACCACGCCCTCTATATGAAGGCCCTGACCAAACTGTTTGATCAGCACAAGACCCAGTACGGCTGCCCAGAGACCCAAAAGCTGCTTTTCCTGTGA
- the AWAT1 gene encoding acyl-CoA wax alcohol acyltransferase 1 isoform X1, whose protein sequence is MPCFQQPKHFQSLVLLQWPLSYLVIFWILQPLAIYLLFTSWWPLPALYFAWLLLDWKTPEQGGRRSAWVRNWSAWTHIRDYFPISILKTKDLSPEHNYLMGVHPHGILTFGAFCNLCTEATGFSKIFPGITPHLATLSWFFKIPFIREYLMAKGVCSVSQPAIDYLLSHGTGNLVGIVIGGVGEAMQSAPNTTTLILQKRKGFVRIALQNGAHLVPTYSFGETEVYDQVVFHKDSYMYKFQSYFRQVFGFYFCIFYGRGFRQGSTGLLPYPLPIVTVVGEPLPLPKIEKPSQEMVDKYHALYMKALTKLFDQHKTQYGCPETQKLLFL, encoded by the exons ATGCCTTGTTTTCAGCAGCCTAAGCATTTCCAGAGTCTGGTACTTCTGCAATGGCCCCTGAGCTACCTTGTCATAT TTTGGATCTTGCAGCCATTGGCCATTTACCTCCTGTTTACATCCTGGTGGCCACTACCAGCCCTTTACTTTGCCTGGCTACTCCTGGACTGGAAGACCCCAGAGCAAG GTGGCAGGCGATCAGCTTGGGTAAGGAACTGGAGTGCCTGGACCCACATCAGGGACTATTTTCCCATTTCC ATCCTGAAGACTAAAGATCTATCACCTGAGCACAACTATCTCATGGGAGTTCACCCCCACGGCATCTTGACCTTCGGCGCCTTCTGTAACTTATGCACTGAGGCCACAGGCTTCTCGAAGATCTTTCCAGGCATCACTCCCCATCTGGCCACGCTGTCCTGGTTCTTCAAGATCCCCTTTATTAGGGAGTACCTCATGGCCAAAG GTGTCTGCTCTGTGAGTCAGCCAGCTATTGACTACCTGCTGAGCCATGGCACTGGCAACCTTGTGGGCATTGTAATTGGAGGAGTGGGAGAGGCCATGCAGAGTGCGCCCAACACCACCACGCTCATCCTCCAGAAACGCAAGGGCTTTGTGCGCATAGCACTCCAGAACGG GGCTCATCTGGTCCCCACCTACAGTTTTGGAGAAACCGAGGTGTATGATCAGGTGGTGTTCCATAAGGACAGCTATATGTACAAGTTCCAGAGCTACTTCCGCCAGGTGTTTGGTTTCTACTTTTGCATCTTCTATGGACGAGGCTTCCGCCAAGGCTCCACTGGGCTCCTGCCATACCCGCTGCCTATCGTCACTGTGG TGGGGGAGCCTCTGCCTCTGCCCAAAATCGAAAAACCAAGCCAGGAGATGGTGGACAAATACCACGCCCTCTATATGAAGGCCCTGACCAAACTGTTTGATCAGCACAAGACCCAGTACGGCTGCCCAGAGACCCAAAAGCTGCTTTTCCTGTGA
- the LOC122434481 gene encoding splicing factor 1-like has protein sequence MATGANATPLDFPSKKRKRSRWNQDTMEQKTVIPGMPTVIPPGLTREQERAYIVQLQIEDLTRKLRTGDLGIPPNPEDRSPSPEPIYNSEGKRLNTREFRTRKKLEEERHNLITEMVALNPDFKPPADYKPPATRVSDKVMIPQDEYPEINFVGLLIGPRGNTLKNIEKECNAKIMIRGKGSVKEGKVGRKDGQMLPGEDEPLHALVTANTMENVKKAVEQIRNILKQGIETPEDQNDLRKMQLRELARLNGTLREDDNRILRPWQSSETRSITNTTVCTKCGGAGHIASDCKFQRPGDPQSAQDKARMDKEYLSLMAELGEAPVPASVGSTSGPATTPLASAPRPAAPANNPPPPSLMSTTQSRPPWMNSGPSESRPYHGMHGGGPGGPGGGPHSFPHPLPSLTGGHGGHPMQHNPNGPPPPWMQPPPPPMNQGPHPPGHHGPPPMDQYLGSTPVGSGVYRLHQGKGMMPPPPMGMMPPPPPPPSGQPPPPPSGPLPPWQQQQQQPPPPPPPSSSMASSTPLPWQQRSLPAAAMARAMRVRTFRAHW, from the coding sequence ATGGCGACAGGAGCGAACGCTACGCCGCTGGACTTCCCCAGTAAGAAGCGGAAGAGGAGCCGCTGGAACCAAGACACAATGGAACAGAAGACGGTGATTCCAGGAATGCCTACAGTCATCCCCCCTGGACTTACTCGGGAACAAGAAAGAGCTTATATAGTGCAACTGCAGATAGAAGACCTGACTCGTAAACTGCGCACAGGAGACCTGGGCATCCCCCCTAACCCTGAGGACAGGTCCCCTTCCCCTGAGCCCATCTACAATAGTGAGGGGAAGAGGCTTAACACTCGCGAGTTCCGTACCCGCAAGAAACTTGAGGAGGAACGGCACAATCTCATCACGGAAATGGTTGCCCTCAACCCTGATTTCAAGCCACCTGCAGATTACAAACCTCCAGCAACACGTGTGAGCGATAAAGTAATGATCCCACAAGATGAGTATCCAGAAATCAATTTTGTGGGGTTGCTGATTGGGCCAAGAGGGAACACCTTGAAAAACATAGAGAAGGAGTGTAATGCCAAGATCATGATCCGGGGGAAGGGTTctgtgaaagaaggaaaagttgGGCGCAAAGATGGCCAGATGCTGCCAGGAGAAGATGAGCCGCTTCACGCCCTGGTCACTGCCAATACCAtggagaatgtgaagaaagccGTAGAACAGATAAGAAACATCCTGAAGCAGGGTATCGAGACCCCTGAGGACCAGAACGACCTACGGAAGATGCAGCTTCGAGAGTTGGCTCGCTTGAATGGAACCCTTCGGGAAGATGATAACAGGATCTTAAGACCCTGGCAGAGCTCTGAGACCCGCAGCATTACCAATACCACAGTGTGTACCAAGTGTGGAGGGGCTGGCCACATTGCTTCCGATTGCAAGTTCCAAAGGCCTGGTGACCCCCAGTCAGCTCAGGATAAAGCACGGATGGATAAAGAGTACTTGTCCCTCATGGCTGAACTGGGGGAGGCGCCTGTGCCCGCATCTGTGGGCTCCACCTCTGGGCCTGCCACCACACCACTGGCCAGTGCCCCTCGGCCTGCTGCTCCCGCCAACAACCCACCTCCACCGTCTCTCATGTCCACTACCCAGAGCCGCCCACCCTGGATGAATTCTGGGCCGTCAGAGAGTCGGCCCTACCATGGCATGCACGGAGGTGGCCCTGGTGGGCCCGGAGGTGGCCCCCACAGCTTCCCACACCCGCTGCCCAGCCTCACAGGTGGGCATGGTGGACATCCCATGCAGCACAACCCTAATGGACCCCCGCCCCCCTGGATGCAGCCGCCACCACCACCGATGAACCAGGGCCCCCACCCACCTGGGCACCATGGCCCTCCTCCAATGGATCAGTACCTGGGAAGTACGCCTGTGGGCTCTGGGGTCTATCGCCTGCATCAAGGAAAAGGTATGATGCCGCCGCCGCCTATGGGCATgatgccgccgccgccgccgcctcccagTGGGCAGCCTCCGCCCCCTCCCTCTGGTCCTCTTCCCCCatggcaacagcagcagcagcagcctccgcCACCCCCTCCGCCCAGCAGCAGTATGGCTTCCAGTACCCCCTTGCCATGGCAGCAAAGATCCCTCCCCGCGGCGGCGATGGCCCGAGCCATGAGAGTGAGGACTTTCCGCGCCCATTGGTGA